A section of the Salinigranum marinum genome encodes:
- a CDS encoding Lrp/AsnC family transcriptional regulator, with the protein MDAEELEHRLLSILKEDSKASLGEIADQAGVARPTARKYIQKLEEEGAIVGYTVEIDPKKVNHQSIAMVGIDIESDQYVEATSKLRDLDSLTALYTATGDHMLMAELEATGSTELNEIVSDQILSIQGVTTACPAVLQERLK; encoded by the coding sequence ATGGACGCTGAGGAACTCGAGCATCGTCTTCTCTCTATTCTCAAAGAGGACTCGAAAGCTTCCCTCGGAGAGATCGCCGACCAGGCTGGCGTCGCGCGACCTACCGCCCGGAAGTATATCCAGAAACTCGAGGAAGAAGGCGCTATTGTCGGTTACACTGTCGAAATTGATCCGAAGAAAGTCAACCACCAGAGTATTGCGATGGTGGGAATTGACATCGAGAGTGACCAGTACGTTGAGGCGACGAGTAAACTCAGGGATCTCGACTCGCTGACTGCGTTATATACCGCGACCGGGGACCACATGTTGATGGCCGAACTTGAGGCGACAGGAAGTACCGAGCTGAATGAGATCGTTAGCGATCAGATTCTCTCCATTCAGGGCGTGACCACGGCCTGCCCGGCTGTTCTTCAAGAACGGCTCAAATAA
- a CDS encoding iron-sulfur cluster assembly accessory protein, with the protein MSTTAEESEQPEIEVSGTASDRALAPLEKENLDTETAGLGLFVQQGGCAGLSYGMRFDTSPDKDDIVYEHHGPRVFVDPASIQYISGSVVEYETGRQGAGFDVENPNVVSECGCGESFRT; encoded by the coding sequence ATGAGTACAACGGCCGAGGAGAGTGAACAACCTGAGATCGAAGTTTCAGGAACTGCCTCGGATAGGGCTCTCGCTCCTCTAGAGAAAGAAAATTTGGACACTGAGACGGCAGGACTTGGACTGTTCGTCCAACAAGGAGGCTGCGCGGGTCTGTCATATGGTATGCGGTTCGACACGAGTCCGGATAAAGATGACATTGTCTACGAGCACCACGGCCCACGGGTGTTCGTTGACCCTGCGAGTATTCAATATATTTCGGGTAGTGTTGTTGAGTATGAGACAGGACGCCAAGGCGCAGGCTTTGATGTTGAAAATCCCAACGTCGTCTCGGAGTGTGGCTGTGGCGAATCTTTCCGCACCTGA
- a CDS encoding helix-turn-helix transcriptional regulator, translating into MFENGSARWTIQIRTRLDTDRRVNDYTTFQSRFRNDTAQYLGPFRSRMRGVVANAEDATGRQMQASNFTASTSIQEVPRRWGVVTYDFTWTNFAAQENGQVIVGDIFQGGFFIAANDTIQIVGPDGYGVTRVDPNPDSRDIDVVTWNGREDFADAHPRVVFAPSTEQTGENDSGTSSDAPSNVGGTPLQDIGRVALVGIVAVVLLGLGGAVMYGRRNGDTDDPDGPAERTGGHAGESPTTGRADGPNGHETQEAVLTDEERVLELLNANGGRLRQAAIADEFDWSPSKTSRVVGRLSDEGSVDKLQLGRENLVTLPDESA; encoded by the coding sequence GTGTTCGAGAACGGGTCGGCACGCTGGACGATTCAGATCCGGACGCGACTCGACACCGACCGGCGTGTCAACGACTACACCACGTTCCAGTCCCGGTTCAGGAACGACACGGCGCAGTATCTCGGCCCGTTCCGCAGTCGAATGCGAGGGGTCGTCGCGAACGCAGAGGACGCGACTGGCCGACAGATGCAAGCGTCGAACTTCACTGCCTCGACCAGTATTCAGGAGGTTCCCCGGCGATGGGGGGTCGTCACGTACGACTTCACGTGGACGAACTTCGCGGCCCAGGAGAACGGCCAGGTGATCGTCGGCGACATCTTCCAGGGCGGGTTTTTCATTGCAGCGAACGACACGATCCAGATCGTTGGCCCCGACGGATATGGCGTCACTCGGGTCGATCCGAACCCAGACAGCCGAGATATTGATGTGGTAACGTGGAACGGTCGGGAGGACTTCGCGGATGCTCATCCACGCGTCGTGTTCGCTCCGTCAACTGAGCAGACTGGCGAGAACGACTCGGGCACGAGTTCAGACGCGCCATCAAACGTAGGGGGAACCCCACTGCAGGATATCGGGAGGGTCGCTCTCGTTGGTATCGTCGCTGTGGTCCTTCTTGGACTCGGTGGAGCCGTGATGTACGGCCGACGCAACGGTGACACCGATGACCCTGACGGACCGGCGGAGAGAACCGGTGGACACGCCGGGGAATCACCGACGACTGGCCGAGCTGACGGTCCCAATGGTCACGAAACGCAGGAGGCAGTTCTGACCGACGAGGAGCGGGTTCTCGAACTCCTGAACGCGAATGGGGGCCGACTGCGACAGGCGGCGATTGCCGATGAATTCGACTGGTCTCCCTCGAAAACATCACGTGTGGTCGGGCGGCTGTCGGACGAGGGGTCGGTTGACAAACTCCAACTCGGTCGAGAGAACTTAGTCACGTTGCCCGATGAAAGCGCTTGA
- a CDS encoding DUF7096 domain-containing protein: MKSIADLPSDIVTINREDIRGELQPANEWKRRKWLQTSATRPQYLVGLCRCGLFLFPIMDRTALGSVLFATLVVIGMAVPAMALSANTGEPSTSDLTGTSTEVTAQTDSTTQTAQTDSRVNARVGPQLSTVIDVSSDEVQTDFDNTAFELSVEGASEEARAEVIAERADELRDRAESIHDDFDEATEAYEEGDLTQSEYAQRLAVLNARATNLLDSYEQLRQRAANVSALELRAAGVTQSAIDRSVENLSSVTGTGANALLKQFTGESDGEIELETENGLSIEVESEDGERSREFERPSDDTDTVTVSQSAALETARGALSSVGGDWVLSSSEVDADDGAYEFAFVLRNASNLTGEAEVAVDGSSGDIFSLEEEIEPRDDDGEAADEEDDSDRELTMVVAEGTPGPNERITVQVLVNGEPAGDVPVYLNDRPVGTTDSEGRATVTLPAADEAELTAETDDAEAELEFEFEDAEEDDQETESEPVSESEGDDEEDDQETESEPVSESEGDDEEAETPNDEHEEETESES, encoded by the coding sequence GTGAAATCCATTGCAGATCTACCTTCGGACATTGTGACAATAAATCGAGAAGATATTCGCGGTGAGTTGCAGCCTGCAAACGAGTGGAAACGACGAAAGTGGCTGCAAACGTCCGCAACTCGCCCCCAGTACCTCGTCGGTTTATGCCGCTGTGGGTTGTTCCTCTTCCCAATAATGGATCGGACGGCACTCGGCTCCGTCCTGTTCGCGACGCTCGTCGTCATCGGGATGGCTGTCCCGGCGATGGCACTCTCGGCGAACACCGGCGAGCCATCGACCAGTGATCTCACAGGGACGTCAACCGAGGTGACCGCACAGACCGACTCGACCACCCAGACCGCACAGACCGACTCACGCGTAAACGCCAGGGTCGGGCCGCAGCTCTCGACGGTCATCGACGTCTCGAGCGACGAGGTACAGACGGACTTCGATAACACTGCCTTCGAGCTCTCCGTTGAGGGTGCTAGCGAGGAAGCCCGGGCCGAAGTGATAGCGGAACGGGCCGACGAACTCCGTGACCGTGCTGAGTCCATCCACGACGATTTCGACGAGGCCACCGAAGCGTACGAGGAAGGCGACCTCACCCAATCCGAGTACGCCCAGCGCCTCGCGGTTCTGAACGCCCGCGCGACCAATCTACTCGACAGCTACGAGCAGCTCCGACAGCGGGCCGCGAACGTCTCCGCGCTTGAGCTCAGGGCCGCCGGCGTCACCCAGTCAGCGATCGACAGGTCCGTCGAGAACCTGAGTAGCGTCACCGGTACTGGCGCCAACGCGCTCCTCAAACAGTTCACTGGCGAATCGGACGGCGAAATCGAACTCGAAACCGAGAACGGCCTTTCGATCGAGGTGGAGAGCGAGGACGGCGAGCGATCCCGCGAGTTCGAGCGGCCAAGCGACGATACCGACACCGTCACCGTGAGCCAATCCGCCGCCCTCGAGACGGCACGCGGCGCACTCTCGTCAGTGGGCGGAGATTGGGTTCTCAGCAGCTCGGAGGTCGACGCGGACGATGGCGCCTACGAGTTCGCGTTCGTGCTCCGGAACGCCTCGAACCTGACTGGCGAAGCCGAGGTCGCCGTGGATGGCTCGTCGGGTGACATCTTCTCACTCGAAGAAGAGATCGAACCCCGGGACGATGATGGCGAGGCCGCCGACGAAGAGGACGACAGCGACCGGGAGCTGACGATGGTCGTCGCCGAGGGCACGCCGGGCCCGAACGAGAGGATTACCGTTCAGGTCCTCGTGAACGGTGAACCAGCCGGTGATGTGCCTGTCTACCTGAACGACCGGCCAGTGGGAACGACCGACAGTGAGGGCCGGGCGACAGTCACGCTCCCCGCCGCTGACGAGGCCGAACTCACTGCGGAGACCGACGACGCCGAGGCCGAACTCGAATTCGAGTTCGAAGACGCCGAGGAGGACGACCAGGAAACGGAGTCCGAACCCGTGTCGGAGTCCGAGGGTGACGACGAGGAGGACGACCAGGAAACGGAGTCCGAACCCGTGTCGGAGTCCGAGGGTGACGACGAGGAGGCGGAGACGCCGAACGACGAACACGAAGAGGAAACCGAGTCCGAGAGCTGA
- a CDS encoding DUF2892 domain-containing protein, giving the protein MDINVGATDKSVRTLIGAIAGVLSLAILAGQLAVPTLASPVLGVVALIMLGTAATRSCPVYSVLGMSTCPRNAGP; this is encoded by the coding sequence ATGGACATCAACGTTGGTGCCACAGACAAGTCCGTGCGGACACTCATCGGTGCCATCGCTGGGGTGCTTTCCCTTGCGATCCTTGCCGGGCAACTCGCCGTCCCCACTCTCGCCTCGCCGGTGCTCGGTGTCGTTGCGCTCATCATGCTTGGAACAGCAGCCACTCGCTCCTGTCCCGTTTACTCCGTGTTGGGCATGAGTACGTGCCCGCGAAACGCTGGGCCGTAG
- the ppk2 gene encoding polyphosphate kinase 2 — MTEHPVLPDDESVLTTVDEDNLYKKSGKIKKKHYKRELERLQEELVRLQMWVKEEGLRVVVLFDGRDAAGKGGTIHRITRRTSSRVVKVVALGKPTEREQSQWYFQRYVEHLPAAGEMVLFDRSWYNRATVERVMDFCTDEEYQEFLRSAPEFERMLMRSGIILIKYWFSISDEEQERRFQKRSNDPKRRWKLSPIDLEARERWVEYSRAKDAMFTYTDTSNSPWHVINADIKKHARLNCISHLLSQIEYEDTMPGPTELPDRQQDPNYERPAIDGQNWVPALYGSNPPATDIEQS; from the coding sequence ATGACCGAGCACCCGGTGCTACCGGACGACGAGTCCGTGTTGACCACGGTCGACGAGGACAACCTGTACAAGAAGAGCGGCAAAATCAAGAAAAAACACTACAAGCGGGAACTCGAGCGCCTCCAAGAGGAACTCGTCAGGCTCCAGATGTGGGTCAAAGAGGAGGGACTCCGGGTCGTCGTGCTCTTCGATGGTCGAGACGCGGCCGGTAAAGGCGGAACGATCCACCGAATCACCCGCCGGACGAGTTCCCGGGTGGTAAAAGTCGTCGCGCTCGGCAAACCCACCGAGCGCGAGCAGAGTCAGTGGTACTTCCAGCGGTACGTCGAGCACCTCCCCGCGGCCGGTGAGATGGTGCTGTTCGACCGGAGCTGGTACAACCGTGCGACCGTCGAGCGCGTGATGGATTTCTGTACCGACGAGGAGTACCAGGAGTTCCTCCGGTCGGCCCCCGAGTTCGAGCGGATGCTCATGCGCTCGGGGATCATCCTCATCAAGTACTGGTTCTCGATCAGCGACGAGGAACAGGAACGACGCTTCCAGAAGCGTAGCAACGACCCGAAACGTCGCTGGAAGCTCAGCCCGATCGACCTCGAAGCCCGAGAGCGGTGGGTCGAGTATTCGCGAGCGAAAGACGCGATGTTCACCTACACGGATACGAGTAACTCGCCGTGGCACGTGATCAACGCCGATATCAAGAAACATGCCCGGCTCAACTGTATCAGTCACCTCCTCTCACAGATCGAGTACGAGGACACCATGCCCGGGCCGACCGAGTTGCCGGACCGACAGCAAGATCCCAACTACGAGCGCCCGGCGATCGACGGCCAGAACTGGGTGCCTGCGCTGTATGGGTCGAACCCACCGGCGACCGACATCGAACAATCCTGA
- a CDS encoding ISH3 family transposase — MSKQPQQADDEIHEDQLLNFLVNILTEAFSVELGENAEIDPEDIFEVLVGASADGTSVSSLCEDSADAPSGNDVLHHLRTKFDLESVASTGNTLLQQDVVETLPEQVEVVADLHLRPYYGDEDDTDGLYHSEAKRGTTAFHAYATLYARVDNKRYTLAVRRLTDGDTASDVLAEFLGLLNTFEFDVKAVYLDSGFYDGKCLTLLHAHNFAYVLPIIRWGNAIKAELNQGWSREIEHDLTTEFDGHEWTVEFPVYIDCTYKNGKYDEHGVARHGYAADAPFINTPQQARYHYSKRFGIEATYRLSESTLISTTTTDPTRRLLFVVISLLLQNVWRFLHWKYVATPRRGGRRLWRWPFEEFIDMVTRAAWTALAVRRAVPANQPPDERFTR; from the coding sequence GTGTCCAAGCAACCACAGCAAGCAGACGATGAAATCCACGAGGACCAGCTCCTTAACTTTCTCGTCAACATCCTCACTGAGGCGTTTAGTGTCGAACTCGGTGAGAACGCTGAGATCGATCCCGAGGACATCTTCGAGGTCCTCGTCGGCGCCAGCGCCGACGGGACCTCGGTCTCTTCCCTCTGCGAAGACAGTGCTGACGCGCCCTCAGGCAACGACGTTCTCCACCATCTCCGCACGAAGTTCGACCTGGAATCGGTCGCTTCGACAGGGAACACGCTGCTCCAGCAGGATGTCGTTGAAACGCTCCCTGAGCAGGTGGAGGTCGTCGCGGACCTCCACCTGCGACCCTACTACGGTGACGAAGACGACACAGATGGTCTCTACCACTCGGAGGCGAAACGTGGAACGACCGCCTTCCATGCGTACGCGACGCTGTACGCACGCGTGGATAACAAACGATACACGCTGGCGGTGCGCCGTCTGACCGACGGCGACACCGCCAGCGACGTCCTCGCGGAGTTTCTCGGTCTGCTCAACACCTTCGAGTTTGATGTCAAAGCGGTCTACCTTGACAGCGGCTTCTACGACGGGAAGTGTCTCACGCTCCTCCACGCCCACAACTTCGCGTACGTCCTCCCGATCATCCGGTGGGGAAACGCGATCAAAGCTGAACTCAACCAGGGGTGGAGTCGTGAGATCGAACACGACCTTACTACGGAATTCGACGGTCACGAGTGGACCGTCGAATTCCCGGTCTACATCGACTGTACGTACAAGAACGGGAAGTACGACGAGCACGGGGTGGCGCGTCACGGCTACGCCGCTGACGCGCCGTTCATCAACACGCCACAGCAGGCGCGATACCATTACTCGAAACGGTTCGGTATCGAGGCGACCTACCGTCTCTCAGAGTCGACGCTCATCTCGACGACCACCACAGATCCGACGCGTCGGCTGTTGTTCGTCGTAATCAGCCTGCTGTTGCAGAACGTGTGGCGGTTCCTCCACTGGAAGTATGTGGCGACGCCCCGCCGAGGCGGGCGTCGCCTCTGGCGGTGGCCGTTCGAGGAGTTCATCGACATGGTAACGCGGGCTGCGTGGACGGCCCTCGCGGTGCGTCGGGCCGTCCCCGCGAACCAACCACCAGACGAGCGGTTCACCCGGTAA
- the ppk1 gene encoding polyphosphate kinase 1: MNESDRTEPQYYLNRELSELAYQERVLNEGTDKRNPPLERLRFLAFFTKNTDEFFMKRVGGLEQQISAGVTVTTSDGRTPSEQLHDITDAARPLFRRQDTYWQTELKPELADVGIAICEYDDLNRGQRGQLRTYFEESVLPILTPLAFDPAHPFPFISNLSLSLAVLSTEAGEDTTFTRIKIPPNQPRLVDVLDTSEQYVLIEDLIEANLDMLLPGLDILDVSKFRVTRNAEVRRNEEVAEDLVDIIEDVLEQRRFATVVRLEVDADMPDESVSILTEHLDIGDHEVFHREGPIDYEDFFTLLELERPNLKLPSWTPQPHPRLLPQAGDSRNETTTTIFDEIRAGDILVHHPYHAFDGTVQRFLDAAANDPGVLAVKAAIYRTASDSKVIQSLIDAADNGKQVAVMVELKARFDEKNNLEWVRRLEEEGIHVAYGTVGLKTHTKTALVVRREEDGVQLYSHVGTGNYHSKTAKGYSDLGLLTADRGVGQDLTKVFNFFTGPTLDERFQKLLIAPVTMRERFTEMVCREADHARAGRRARIVVKVNGLEDPKMVEELYRASMAGVEIDLIVRDICRLRPGLEGVSENITVHSIVGRFLEHARIFYFENAGDPDWYIGSADWMTRNLDYRVEAVTPVEATRLRNQLRFVLAASLTDNRRRWVMQSDGSYEQVIPGDEPVRDIQEILMAATDAALERDYGPGMEVDTDLIEEDFLIEPSHDKVDFPSVK; this comes from the coding sequence ATGAACGAATCAGATCGGACTGAGCCTCAGTACTACCTCAATCGAGAGCTCTCGGAGCTCGCCTATCAGGAGCGGGTTCTCAATGAGGGCACTGACAAGCGCAACCCACCACTTGAGCGCCTCCGGTTTCTTGCGTTCTTCACCAAGAATACCGACGAGTTTTTTATGAAACGCGTCGGCGGACTTGAACAACAGATTTCTGCCGGCGTTACCGTGACAACATCTGACGGCCGCACACCCAGCGAGCAGTTGCATGACATCACTGACGCCGCACGACCACTGTTCCGCCGCCAAGACACCTACTGGCAGACCGAACTCAAACCCGAGCTCGCGGATGTAGGTATCGCGATCTGTGAGTACGATGACCTGAACAGAGGGCAGCGCGGCCAACTACGGACGTACTTCGAGGAATCTGTTCTTCCCATCCTCACGCCGCTCGCCTTCGATCCCGCCCACCCGTTCCCGTTCATCTCGAACCTGTCCCTCTCGCTCGCCGTCCTCTCGACGGAGGCGGGTGAGGACACGACGTTCACGCGAATCAAGATTCCGCCAAATCAGCCGCGTCTCGTCGACGTCCTAGACACCTCCGAACAGTACGTCTTAATCGAGGATCTCATCGAGGCCAACCTCGACATGCTCCTCCCCGGTCTCGACATCCTCGATGTCTCGAAGTTCAGGGTGACGCGGAACGCCGAGGTGCGGCGCAACGAAGAGGTTGCCGAGGACCTAGTCGATATCATCGAGGACGTCCTCGAGCAGCGGCGGTTCGCGACCGTCGTCCGCCTGGAAGTCGACGCAGATATGCCGGATGAGTCAGTCTCGATTCTGACAGAGCACCTCGACATCGGCGACCACGAGGTCTTCCACCGAGAGGGCCCGATTGACTACGAGGATTTTTTCACTCTCCTCGAGTTGGAGCGGCCGAACCTCAAACTCCCGTCGTGGACACCACAGCCACATCCGCGACTACTGCCGCAGGCTGGCGACAGCCGAAACGAGACGACGACGACGATCTTCGACGAAATCCGCGCGGGCGACATCCTCGTCCATCACCCGTATCACGCCTTCGATGGCACGGTCCAACGGTTCCTCGATGCGGCCGCGAATGACCCGGGCGTCCTCGCAGTGAAGGCCGCGATCTATCGGACGGCGAGCGACTCGAAGGTGATTCAGAGCCTCATCGACGCTGCGGACAACGGTAAACAGGTGGCAGTGATGGTCGAACTCAAGGCTCGCTTCGACGAGAAGAACAACCTCGAATGGGTGCGCCGCCTCGAAGAGGAGGGCATTCACGTCGCCTACGGGACCGTCGGGCTGAAGACGCACACGAAGACGGCGCTTGTCGTCCGTCGAGAGGAAGATGGAGTCCAGCTCTACTCACACGTCGGCACCGGCAACTATCACTCCAAGACCGCCAAAGGGTATTCCGATCTGGGACTGCTGACCGCAGATCGCGGCGTCGGGCAAGACCTCACGAAGGTCTTCAATTTCTTCACCGGGCCGACGCTCGACGAGCGCTTCCAGAAGCTCCTCATCGCACCGGTGACGATGCGTGAGCGCTTCACAGAGATGGTCTGTCGCGAAGCCGATCACGCCCGTGCTGGCCGACGTGCGCGAATCGTCGTGAAGGTGAACGGCCTCGAGGACCCGAAGATGGTCGAAGAACTGTATCGCGCCTCGATGGCCGGCGTCGAAATAGACCTCATCGTCCGCGACATCTGCCGACTCCGGCCCGGCCTCGAGGGCGTCAGCGAGAACATCACGGTGCACTCGATCGTCGGGCGCTTCCTCGAGCACGCCCGTATCTTCTACTTCGAGAACGCTGGCGACCCCGACTGGTACATCGGCTCCGCGGACTGGATGACGCGCAACCTCGACTACCGCGTCGAGGCCGTCACGCCCGTTGAGGCAACGCGACTGCGCAACCAACTCCGGTTCGTTCTGGCGGCCTCACTCACTGACAACCGCCGCCGGTGGGTGATGCAGAGCGACGGGAGCTACGAGCAGGTCATACCGGGCGATGAGCCAGTACGGGACATCCAGGAGATCCTGATGGCGGCTACGGACGCCGCCCTCGAACGCGACTACGGACCTGGTATGGAAGTTGACACGGACCTGATCGAAGAGGACTTTCTCATCGAACCCTCTCATGACAAAGTTGACTTTCCATCAGTGAAGTAA
- a CDS encoding TRAM domain-containing protein gives MRPIWARIGVPAGWHSPESTFMTSPEDSNLGQRWWTANLNIPTQRRGAVGFPRLQAREDVNPDAEVGDRVTVRVTDARENVAFAEVVKRSE, from the coding sequence CTGCGTCCAATTTGGGCGAGGATAGGAGTACCGGCTGGTTGGCACAGCCCGGAGTCAACCTTCATGACCTCTCCCGAGGATTCCAACCTCGGACAGAGGTGGTGGACTGCAAACCTTAATATCCCAACTCAGCGGCGCGGTGCCGTGGGATTCCCGCGTCTTCAGGCGCGGGAGGATGTCAATCCCGATGCAGAAGTCGGGGACCGAGTGACTGTGCGAGTTACAGACGCACGAGAGAACGTTGCGTTCGCCGAGGTCGTGAAAAGGTCTGAGTGA
- a CDS encoding methyl-accepting chemotaxis protein: protein MNVQSKLPSWLAGSYLRQFAAVVLVILLVIAGAGLVIQDMVATELKHDTHAEMQTVAELEADVFAQWVEENEQIVRLLSDLEGVEGDESTAIAQLAEEQERLPSYVQAIHLVDRQSGAVLASTGDVQEGTTLDAMGVTWVDSSLATVGNGDTLVSQGYKQGDEELVAFASSGSEGRAVVMTVDAAERADHFRDPIEGGYTQVVDSHGVVEFAQDDEAVLAEYEGGTDNEALQAGIAGETGALEQGSLLVGYAPVKGTDWVVLTHAPKSSAYALVSTVQKDLLLLIGLFAAGFIAIGLTIGRGTVRALDNLQETAKKLESGNLDVSVETDRQDEIGRLYQAFGAMRDSIRAQLDEANALATHLDQKATEYDGALARAADGDLTVRVDPTSESDAMEKVGVGFNRMVESVATTLSQVRSFADDVAAASQEVTASAEEVSSASDEVAVSVQEISDGAVDQEERMQEVADEMTDLSATIEEIASSSAEVAGTAENAAKQAEEGKTYASEAMTEMGRIERQSEQSAEEVAALDAEMDRIGEVVSLIEGVAEQTNLLALNASIEAASAGDAGEGFAVVAAEIKELAEEVASSTTEISGLVDDVQASTADAVDDMTEMRERVASGTETIEEALGMLEGIGDDVSSANDGVQSISDATDEQAATSEQVVAVVDEVSSIGQQTAAEAQSVSAAAEEQTASLTEVSDSAESLSDRAVDLSSLLDAFDLGTQGTGIDTGGVSGGTQAATDGGRRQ, encoded by the coding sequence ATGAACGTACAGTCAAAACTTCCCTCGTGGCTCGCGGGGAGCTACCTCCGGCAGTTCGCCGCTGTCGTCCTCGTGATTCTGCTCGTCATCGCCGGGGCCGGGCTGGTTATCCAGGACATGGTCGCGACCGAGCTCAAACACGACACACATGCCGAGATGCAGACCGTCGCTGAACTCGAGGCCGACGTCTTCGCTCAGTGGGTTGAGGAGAACGAGCAGATCGTCCGGCTGCTCTCGGACCTCGAGGGCGTCGAGGGCGACGAGTCGACGGCCATTGCGCAGTTGGCCGAGGAGCAGGAGAGACTCCCCTCATACGTGCAAGCGATTCATCTCGTTGACCGGCAGTCGGGTGCCGTGTTGGCGAGTACCGGCGACGTGCAGGAGGGAACGACGCTCGACGCGATGGGCGTCACCTGGGTCGACAGCTCGCTAGCCACCGTCGGGAACGGGGACACCCTCGTTTCCCAAGGGTACAAACAGGGTGACGAGGAGCTCGTCGCGTTCGCCAGCAGCGGGTCGGAGGGCCGAGCAGTCGTGATGACGGTCGACGCGGCCGAACGCGCGGACCACTTCCGCGACCCCATCGAAGGCGGCTACACCCAGGTCGTCGACAGTCACGGCGTCGTCGAGTTCGCACAGGACGACGAGGCGGTCCTCGCCGAGTACGAGGGCGGAACCGACAACGAGGCGCTCCAGGCCGGCATCGCCGGCGAAACGGGTGCTCTCGAGCAGGGTTCACTCCTCGTCGGCTACGCACCAGTCAAGGGGACCGACTGGGTCGTGCTGACCCACGCCCCCAAGTCGAGCGCCTACGCGCTCGTCAGCACCGTCCAGAAGGACCTGTTACTCCTCATCGGGCTGTTCGCAGCCGGGTTCATCGCCATCGGCTTGACGATCGGTCGTGGGACGGTCAGGGCACTCGACAACCTCCAAGAGACCGCTAAAAAGCTGGAGAGCGGCAACCTCGATGTCTCAGTGGAAACCGACCGACAGGACGAAATCGGCCGGCTCTACCAGGCGTTCGGCGCGATGCGCGACTCCATCCGCGCCCAACTCGACGAGGCGAACGCGCTGGCGACCCACCTCGACCAGAAGGCAACCGAGTACGACGGGGCGCTTGCCCGGGCGGCCGACGGTGATCTCACGGTTCGGGTCGACCCGACGAGCGAGAGCGACGCGATGGAGAAGGTCGGCGTCGGCTTCAACCGGATGGTCGAGTCGGTCGCGACCACGCTCAGCCAGGTTCGGTCGTTCGCCGACGACGTGGCAGCAGCGAGCCAGGAGGTGACCGCTAGCGCCGAGGAAGTGAGCAGTGCGAGCGACGAGGTGGCCGTCTCGGTACAGGAGATCTCCGACGGGGCGGTCGACCAGGAAGAACGGATGCAGGAGGTCGCAGACGAGATGACGGATCTCTCGGCGACCATCGAGGAGATCGCCTCCTCGTCGGCTGAGGTCGCCGGGACAGCTGAGAACGCGGCCAAACAGGCTGAGGAGGGGAAAACGTACGCCTCGGAGGCGATGACGGAGATGGGCCGTATCGAGCGACAAAGCGAGCAATCCGCCGAGGAAGTGGCGGCGCTCGACGCGGAGATGGACCGCATCGGCGAAGTCGTCTCGCTCATCGAAGGGGTCGCCGAGCAGACCAACCTGCTCGCGCTGAACGCCTCGATCGAGGCCGCCAGCGCGGGCGACGCCGGCGAAGGGTTCGCTGTCGTCGCGGCCGAAATCAAGGAACTCGCCGAGGAGGTGGCATCGTCGACCACCGAGATATCCGGGTTGGTCGACGACGTCCAAGCGTCGACCGCCGATGCCGTCGACGACATGACGGAGATGCGCGAGCGGGTCGCCAGCGGCACCGAGACGATCGAGGAGGCACTCGGCATGCTTGAGGGAATCGGCGACGACGTCTCGTCGGCGAACGACGGCGTGCAGTCTATCAGCGACGCCACCGACGAGCAGGCGGCCACCTCCGAACAGGTCGTGGCCGTCGTCGACGAGGTGTCGTCGATTGGCCAGCAGACCGCCGCCGAGGCGCAGTCCGTCTCAGCCGCCGCGGAGGAACAGACCGCCTCACTGACAGAAGTGTCCGACAGCGCCGAGTCGCTGTCCGACCGCGCGGTCGACCTCTCGTCGCTTCTCGACGCGTTCGACCTCGGGACACAGGGCACTGGTATCGACACCGGTGGCGTGAGTGGCGGGACGCAGGCCGCAACCGACGGCGGCAGACGGCAGTAA